GTAAATTTTCTAAAGCTTCTCTTTGCTTTGCATTTTTCAAATTTGCACTTATCAAAAAAGCTGTTAGCATCACGCAAATAAGCGCAAGAGCTGCCACCAAAATATATAAATTTTCTATCGTTAGCACTAAAATTTCCTTTTAAATTTTGGCTTTATTATATTTGAAAATTTGTAAAAGAGTTGTGAAAGGGATAGTTCGTGACAAAATAGGAGAGGTAAATTTTACTCTACAAATATGTCCAGTCGCGCAGTAAAGCAAGGTTAAAAATTTAATAAATTTAGGCGAAGTATTTTTCGCTTAGACAAGGCGAAATTCAATTTTTAAGCGGAGCGTATTGTTAAATTTAAATGCCACAAAGTCTCTGATGAAGTATCGTGAGATGGATTTTGGGCTTTGCATCCCCAAGGGTCGCAACTGCTAGCAGAAGCGAAGGAATTTTTATCCCAAGACTAAACAGATAGTTTTTCAAGGTATTAAATTTAATAAATTTAGGTGTAGGATTTTTCGCTTAGACGAGGCGAAATTCGATTTTTAAGCGGAGCGTGTTATTAAAAATTTAAATACCACAAAGTCTTTAACGAAGTATCGTGAGATGAATTTTGGGGTTGCGAAGAAATTTTCATCCCAAGACTAGACAAATAGTCTGTCGAAGGGTGAAAATTTCAAGCTCTGCAAAATACACTCACGAGACAAATCTAAATTTAAACTTCGTATCTTTCGCCGGGTTTCATTTCTATCATCTCCCACGGCAAACCCTGCTTATTTAGCTCGTCCATGAAAGGTTTTGCGTCAAAATTCTCCATATTAAAGACGCCTTTGCCACTCCAGATGCCTTTTGCGACCATTAGCGAGCCGATCATCGCTGGCACGCCCGTGGTGTAGCTAACAGCCTGTGCGCCGGTCTCAGCGTAGCAAGCCTCGTGGTCGCAGACGTTGTAGATATAGACTTGGCGCTCTTTGCCATCTTTTAGCCCACGTATCACGCAGCCGATGTTTGTTTTGCCTTTTGTACGAGGACCAAGGCTTGCAGGGTCGGGCAGCAGGGTCTTTAAAAACTGGATCGGCACGATTTTCATGCCGTTATGCTCGACCTCGTCTATGCGCAGCATTCCCACGTTTTCTAGGCACTTCATGTGAGTTAGGTAGCTTTGTCCAAAGGTCATGAAAAAGCGAATTCTCTTTAGCCCTTTGATGTTTTTAACTAAGCTCTCTAGCTCCTCGTGATAGAGTAGATAGCTATCTTTTACGCCTACTTTTGGGTAGTCCCACTTAAACATTATCTCCATCGGCTTTGTCTCGATCCACTTGCCAGCCTCCCAGTAGCGGCCATTTGCGCTAACTTCGCGTAAATTTATCTCTGGGTTGAAATTTGTCGCAAATGGATATCCGTGATCGCCAGCGTTGCAGTCTAGGATGTCGATCTCGTGGATCTCGTCAAATAAATTTTGCTGTGCATAGGCGCAAAATACGTTTGTCACTCCTGGGTCAAAGCCAGAGCCAAGAAGCGCCATGGTGCCAGCGTTTTTGAAGTCGGCGTCCTTCGCCCACTGAAGCTTGTATTCAAATTTTGCGGTGTCTGGGTGCTCGTAGTTTGCAGTGTCGATGTAAGGTATGCCAGCCTTTACGCAAGCGTCCATAAGGGTTAGGTCTTGATACGGCAGCGCGACATTTAGTAGCAGATCGGCCTTTGTTTGTTTGATGAGCTCCACTACGGCCGCTGTGTCGTCAGCGTCGATCTGCGCGGTGTTTATCTGCACGCCAAGGCGATCTTTTATAAATTTAGCGATCGCGTCGCACTTGCTTTTTGTGCGGCTTGCTAGGGTGATATTTGTAAAAACGTCCGAGTTCATCGCACATTTTACGGTTGCGACTTGGCTAACGCCACCTGCTCCGATGATTAAGATATTTGACATTTTTGGCT
This genomic stretch from Campylobacter concisus harbors:
- a CDS encoding saccharopine dehydrogenase family protein, whose amino-acid sequence is MSNILIIGAGGVSQVATVKCAMNSDVFTNITLASRTKSKCDAIAKFIKDRLGVQINTAQIDADDTAAVVELIKQTKADLLLNVALPYQDLTLMDACVKAGIPYIDTANYEHPDTAKFEYKLQWAKDADFKNAGTMALLGSGFDPGVTNVFCAYAQQNLFDEIHEIDILDCNAGDHGYPFATNFNPEINLREVSANGRYWEAGKWIETKPMEIMFKWDYPKVGVKDSYLLYHEELESLVKNIKGLKRIRFFMTFGQSYLTHMKCLENVGMLRIDEVEHNGMKIVPIQFLKTLLPDPASLGPRTKGKTNIGCVIRGLKDGKERQVYIYNVCDHEACYAETGAQAVSYTTGVPAMIGSLMVAKGIWSGKGVFNMENFDAKPFMDELNKQGLPWEMIEMKPGERYEV